Proteins encoded in a region of the Megalops cyprinoides isolate fMegCyp1 chromosome 3, fMegCyp1.pri, whole genome shotgun sequence genome:
- the sms gene encoding spermine synthase has translation MAVRHYTLDFSLSAPADCSATVHGLQSIFQEQEMTETVHNTEGHGYLATFIGKNGRFVVLRCHSHGLVTLDLQCYEADNLGQVDHLLNALEKKLKSVLHGNIRTMKRLPALQRGSEVDRYWPTADGRLVEYDIDEVVYEEDSAYQNIKILHSRQFGNILILNGDVNLAESDLAYTQAIMGSGKEQYAGKEVLILGGGDGGILFEAVKLKPKMITMVEIDQLVIDGCRKHMRKTCGNVLDNLKGDCYEVLVQDCVPLLKKFAEEGKTFDYVINDLTAVPISTAPEEDSTWEFLRLILDLSIKVLRPSGKYFTQGNCVNLTEALSQYEEQLEKLSNPVDFSKEVVCVPSYMELWVFYTIWKK, from the exons ATGGCCGTGCGACATTACACTCTCGACTTCAGCCTCTCTGCGCCAG ctgacTGCTCCGCGACTGTGCATGGACTGCAGTCAATTTTTCAGGAACAAGAAATGACAGAGACTGTTCACAACACAGAAGGCCATGGCTACTTGGCAACCTTCATTGGCAAAAATGGCAG GTTTGTTGTTCTACGGTGTCACTCCCATGGGCTGGTGACCCTTGACCTGCAGTGCTACGAGGCAGACAACCTTGGGCAAGTTGACCAT cTGCTGAACGCACTGGAAAAGAAGCTGAAATCTGTGCTACATGGGAACATCAGGACGATGAAGAG GCTCCCAGCACTGCAGCGCGGGTCGGAGGTGGACCGCTACTGGCCCACAGCCGACGGCAGACTGGTGGAGTATGACATCGATGAGGTCGTGTACGAGGAGGACTCCGCCTATCAGAACATCAAAATCCTACACTCCCGCCAGTTTGGGAACATCCTCATCCTCAATGGAGACGTCA ACCTAGCGGAGAGCGACCTGGCGTACACACAGGCAATCATGGGGAGCGGGAAGGAGCAATACGCAGGGAAGGAGGTGCTGATCCTGGGGGGCGGCGACGGGGGCATCCTCTTTGAGGCCGTCAAGTTGAAGCCAAAGATGATCACCATGGTAGAG ATTGACCAGCTGGTGATTGACGGGTGTCGAAAGCACATGAGGAAGACTTGCGGAAACGTCCTGGACAATCTGAAGGGAGACTGCTATGAG GTGTTAGTACAGGACTGTGTCCCTTTGCTGAAGAAGTTTGCCGAAGAAGGGAAGACGTTTGATTACGTCATCAATGACCTCACTGCAGTTCCCATCTCTACAGCACCAGAAGAAG ATTCCACTTGGGAGTTTCTACGGCTGATTCTGGACCTGTCAATCAAAGTTTTGAGACCCAGTGGGAAGTACTTCACACAG GGGAACTGTGTCAACCTGACAGAGGCCCTGAGTCAGTATGAAGAGCAGCTGGAGAAGCTTAGCAATCCAGTAGACTTCTCCAAGGAGGTAGTGTGTGTCCCATCGTACATGGAGCT GTGGGTTTTCTACACGATCTGGAAGAAATAG